One Fictibacillus halophilus genomic window, TCGCTTTTGCTTGATCTAACGCCCATTTAGAGAACAGATCATATTCATAGTTCGGATTATGAGGCGGCGTACATGGCTCAATCAACCCAGGCTTTCCATCATCACTGTTCACATAGCCGTGAAGATCTAAGAAGACCATCGGATTCCACTCTGTGATCAGATCAACGGTTTGTTTTGTTTCCTCTTGCGAAAGTGTGATGAAGTCACGGTTCAGATCGATACCGTTTCCGTTAAAACGAGTACCGTCAACACGACCATCAGGATTCGCTACCACATTAAAGATAAGTATGTTGCTGTTTAGAATCTCTTTTGTTTCTGCGTCATCATCATACGCAAAACGATCGATCAGCTGAAGAACAGCATCAGATCCTATGTATTCAGTTCCATGAATGGATCCATTGATCATCACCGGTACTTTAAAATCAGGATTTTCAGCGATCCAATCTTGAGCTTTTTGAGGATTTTTGAACATTTCCTTTCGGAGTTTCTTATAATGTCCATACTTAGCCTTATCCCCAGTATTAGAGATCGTGACCACATACATCGGATACCCTTTAGATGAAACCCCTGTTTGTTCAAGGGTTACTCGTTGGCTTTCTCTATCAATCTTCTTTAAGACTGAACCAATCTTTGAATACTTCACAAAATCATAATGCTCAGAGTTGAACGGACTTCCATCAGCCTCTTCAAAGTTATTAACGTTCGTCCACTTCTTTTGAGGCGCTTCTGCTGTTACGGCAAAAGGCATTGATGTCAATAAACTCAAACTCATAACACCGGCTACCCAATGTTTTTTTAACATATTGTTTCTCCCCTTCCTTAATCCAAAAAAACAAAATAATTATACTAAACTATGAATTTTTATTCAATCTATTTTTGAGAATCATTTCACCAGAACTAATATTCAATAGCACCTTTTAGATACCTCTATAAAAAATGCAAAGAAAAATAAATGAGTAAATATTCATAGTTCTTTATTCTTATTAAGAACCGTTCATAAATATATAAGGATAAATAATGTTATAATTTGGATAATGGTGAGGTCTCGAGAATAGCCATCGGCACACATCTAGGAGAAATGAATGATGAAGATTCGCTTTCCTATCAAGAATCGATTGAATTTGCGCTGTTCCATGGAATCAATTTTATTGATACCGCTCTTAATTATCGAGGCATGCGCTCTGAGCGCGATATTGGAAGTGTTTTATCAAAACTCATTCAAAAGAAAAAGCAGATCGACAGAGAAAATATTTTTTTGTCTACGAAAGCAGGCATCATACCAGGTGATATTGATGCTCAACTTCGTCCTGATAACTACCTGCAGGAATTTTGGTAGGAAAAGGAATCCTGCAACGTTCTGATATACAGATTATCGACCATCACAAACACGTTATGGAACCTTCTTATTATGAGTTTGCTATTGAACAAAGTTTAAAACACATGCATGTAGATTTCATAGACGTCCATTACATTCATAACCCAGAGGTCTCTTTGATCGTTTTAGGTGAGGAAGCCTTTGATCATAAGCTCCAAAAACTGTTTGCGTTTTATGAACAACAAGTGGATAGAGGTTTGATCCGATATTACGGCTTAGCTGTCTGGGCAGCTTTTACAGAGTCTCCCGAGACATCTGGTTATATTTCTTTAGAGAAAGTAATGAATGTTGCCCACTCTGTTGCCGGTCAGTCTCATCATTTTAGTTTTATTCAAACCCCGTTCAACCACTTGAATCAGATAGCTGCAACAGATCTGAACCAGCAAGTTAATGGTAAATGGAGAACGCTGCTTCAAGCTGCAGAAGAGTTAGGGCTTCATGTTACAACAAGTGCTCCATTAGATTGTGGCAGGCTTACTAATCATCAACACAAGAATGTAGATGAGCTGATGTCGTTTGTTTTAAAAACCCCTGGTATTTTGTCCACGATGATCGGTATGCGAAAGGTAGAAACGGTTAAAAAGAATTTGAGAACGTTTAACAAAGTTGGCTCGTAATAACGAGGCAACTTTGTTTATATGGAACGACTAAAGTTTTTATTTTGACTAACCCCCTTTAATAAACTTCAATACGGTCATCATACTGAAATCTTACCAGTGTACTTGAAACTTATTACCATTTGGATCATAAAAGTGAAAAAATGCATGACCATTATCTTCTTTGATATCCTCGACCTTAACTTGATTATCAATTAAGTGTTGATGAAATTGAGATAATTCCGGACTCGTAAAGCCAATGCTAAACTCTTGTTCATTGTTAATTGTAAAATGAGCAAAAGTTTCATCTTCGGTGAGAACTAAGATAAGTAAGAAAGGTCCTTCATTTATTTTTATAATTGCCAGCTCCTCTGTACTATTTAATAACTGGAGCCCTAATACATCTCTATACCAATGTGCTGATCGTTCTAAATTCTTTACAGGAATTCTAATATAATGTACTTGCTCAATAAATGATTTACTCATATCCTTCTCCCCTTGCTTTGTTTATTCTATATACCTCTTTCTTCCAATTCCTTATATAACCTGCTACTCTACAAAATTTTATAAAGGTCGAACTGTTCTTGGCTACCCTACGAAAAACATTACAAACCCTCTGGAAAAATTTTTTTACTCACTTTTTTAGTAATATTACTTGTAAATGAAACCGTTTTATTTTACAATCACTAATGCAAACGATTGCACCAACGTGCATATACAAATTTGTAAGCGATTCAACTTTTTTTCGCAATCTATTGAATGCGATTTCAAAAATGCAACGAAAGATATATACTTTAAGGAGGAAATCGTTTTGAAACAACGTGGAAAACTCATTTCATTTGATTTCTGGCAAAAGCTAGGTAAAGCGCTTCTTGTAGTAGTAGCGGTTATGCCGGCTGCCGGTTTGATGATATCACTAGGTAAAGTTATTGCTATGTTCGGTGGCGACATGACATTAGTGCAAACGATTGCTCGTGTTATGGAAGACATCGGATGGGCAATTATAACAAATCTGCATATCTTATTTGCGGTAGCGATCGGTGGATCTTGGGCGAAGGAACGTGCGGGTGGTGCATTTGCAGCCGTAATCGCGTTCATCCTAATCAACCGTATCACAGGAGCGATCTTCGGCGTTAACAGCGCGATGATGCTTGAAGAAGGCGCAAAAGTAAAATCACTTTTTGGCAGCGAACTCGTTGTTGGTGACTATTTCACATCTATTCTAGGTGCTCCTGCTCTAAACATGGGAGTATTCGTCGGAATCATTTCCGGTTTCCTAGGTGCTGTTCTATTTAACAAGTACTACAACTACAACAAGCTTCCAAATGCATTAGCATTTTTTAACGGAAAACGTTTTGTACCATTCGCCGTTATTTTATGGTCAGTGGTAACAGCTTTACTACTAGCTTTAATTTGGCCGTTTATCCAATCTCTACTTAATGACTTTGGGAAATGGATCGCAACATCACGTAACACGGCTCCAGTTATCGCGCCTTTCGTGTTCGGTACACTAGAGCGTTTATTGTTACCATTTGGTCTTCACCATATGTTAACGGTTCCGATCAACTATACGGAGCTCGGTGGAACATATCAGATTATGACAGGTTCAGGAGCAGGATCTTCTGTAGCTGGACAAGACCCACTATGGTTGGCTTGGATCAACGATCTTAACAACTTCTTAGCTGCTGGAGATACAAAAGCGTATCAAGCACTTTTAAATGATGTAGTACCAGCTCGTTTTAAAATGGGGCAAGTTGTTCTTTCAACAGCATCACTTGTAGCGATCGCACTTGCGATGTACATGAACGTTGATAAAGACAAGCGCAAAAAGTACAAGTCTATGTTCTTATCTGCAGCACTCGCTGTATTCTTAACAGGTGTAACAGAGCCGATCGAATTCATGTTCATGTTTGCTGCTCCACTTCTTTATGTTGTTTACGCAATCACAACTGGACTTGCGTTCGCAGTAGCGGATCTAATCCACGTACGTGTTCACGCATTCGGTTTTATCGAATTGTTGACTCGTACACCATTGCTTGTAAAAGCAGGATTAACACGTGACTTAATCAACTTTGCTGTAACGTGTATCGTATTCTTTGGATTAAACTTCTCGATCTTCTACGTATTGATCAAAAAGTTCAACCTGCCTACTCCAGGTCGTGCAGGTAACTATATTGAAACAACAGAAGCTGATGCTGCACCTGCTAAAAACGAGGCAGCAACAGGATCCGACAACTCTCAAGCTTCAGCGATCATCACGCTTTTAGGTGGAGCTGACAACATTGAAGACGTTGACGCATGTATGACTCGCCTTCGTGTAACGGTTAAAGATGCAACTGGCGTTGGCACAGAAAAAGAGTGGAAAGAGAACGGAGCACTTGGTCTGATTATCAAAGATAAAGGTGTTCAAGCGATTTACGGACCAAAAGCAGACGTATTAAAATCTGATATTCAAGATCGTTTGGGGATGTAATTCATGAAGCTATTAACGTTAAACGTTCATGCTTGGCAAGAAGAGAACCAGATGGAGAAATTAGAGATGCTTGCTCGCGATATCGCGAGTGAGCGTTATGATGTTATCGCACTTCAAGAGGTCATGCAGTCGATCGACTCTTCTCTTGTCAAAGATAACATCAAAAAAGATAATTATGCCCTTGTTCTTTTAGAGCTATTGAAGAAACTTGGCGTTGAAGATTATGACTTTGTCTGGGACATGGCCCACTATGGCTATGTAACGTACGAAGAAGGATTGGCGATCATCAGCCGCCATCCAATTACGTCTCATGAAAGCTTTTTTGTTTCTGATCTACAAGATATGCACAACTGGAAAACACGCAAAATCGTAAAAGCAACCATCTCTTATGAAGGACAAGATATTCAATTCTTCTCCGGGCACTTTGGCTGGTGGGAAGATGACATCGAACCCTTTAAAGGTCAGTTCGATCGTTTGATGCAGTACATTCCTGAAGAAGGTCTTTCTTTTATCATGGGTGACTTAAACAACGATGCGAACGTTTGTCGCGAAGGCTTTGACTACGTAAAAGAAAAAGGGCTTTACGATACGTACGAACTGGCTGCAGAGAAAGATGACGGTTTAACGATCATCGGATCTATTGCTGGCTGGGACAACAACGAAGCTGGCCGCAGAATCGATTATATTTTAAGCAGCAAGCCCGTTGACGTTCTTCAATCATCTGTACGTTTTAACGGAAAAGAAACACCGGTGGTCTCCGATCATGCAGGTGTGGCTGTTACGGTTAAGATTTAGGCTTTGTTGCTCTCTTGAAAGTGTTGATTTCCGTTTCAGGTGCTTCGCTTTCCGCGGGGCAGGCGGTGAGCCCCTTGCCGCTTTGCGCCCTTAAGGGTCTCACCTGACCGCTTGTCCCGCAGGAGTCTCGCACCTTGCACTCCAATCAACTTTTTCAGTGATGCATAAACAATAAACCGATCAGAAAGCAGCATTATTTTATAAAGACAATAAAGAAATCAAACAAACCATGGGGAGCCGTTTTTCGGTATCCCCTGGCGTGTTGTTAAAGAGAAAAACATGGAGGTAACATTATGGAAAAAGTTTGGTGGAAAGAAGCCGTTGGCTATCAAATTTACCCTCGCAGTTTCCAAGATTCTAATGGAGACGGAATCGGCGATCTAAAAGGGATCATTCAACGTTTAGATTATATTAAAGACCTTGGTATCGACGTGATCTGGATCTGCCCAATGTACAAATCGCCAAATGACGATAATGGTTACGACATTTCCGATTATCAAGATATCATGGACGACTTTGGAACGATGGAAGACTTTGATCTCCTGATGGAGGAAGTTCATAAGCGTGATATGAAGCTGATCATTGACCTAGTTCTTAACCATACGAGTGACGAGCACCAATGGTTCATCGAGTCTCGTTCATCTAAAGAAAATCCAAAGCGCGATTGGTACATTTGGAGAGACGGTAAAGATGGCAAAGAGCCAAACAACTGGGAAAGTATTTTCTCCGGGTCTGCTTGGCAATATGATGAAAAGACAGATCAATATTACCTCCATGTTTTCTCGACCAAACAACCAGATGTGAACTGGGAAAACCCTGAAGTGCGTGAAGCTCTTTATGATACGGTCAACTGGTGGTTAGATAAAGGAATCGACGGTTTCCGTATCGATGCGATCAGTCACATTAAAAAGCGTGATGGCTTCCCTGACATGCCGAACCCGAAGAACGAAAAGTACGTGTCTTCCTTCGACATGCATATGAACCAAAAAGGAATTCATACGTTTTTACAAGAGTTCAAAGACCGCACATACGCAAACTATGATGTAATGACGGTTGGTGAAGCAAACGGCGTTAAGATTGACGAAGCGGACCTTTGGGTAGGAAAAGAAAACGGAAAGATGGACATGATCTTTCAATTCGAACACCTTGGCCTTTGGGATGCGGAAACCAATCCGGAAGTAGATATCGTTGAACTGAAAAAAGTGTTAACTCGCTGGCAGAAAGGTCTTGAAAAAGAAGGCTGGAACGCACTGTTCATCGAGAATCATGACAAACCTCGCGTTGTTTCTACTTGGGGCAATGATGATGAGTTTTGGTATGAAAGTGCAACAAGCTTCGGTGCGATGTACTTCTTGATGCAAGGAACACCGTTCATCTATCAAGGTCAAGAGATTGGTATGACGAACGTACAGTTTGACTCAATCGAAGACTATGATGATGTCGCTGACAAAAACCGTTACCGCATCAAGCGCGAAGAAGGCGTTTCACACGAAGATATCATGTCTGTGATCTGGGCATCTTCTCGTGACAACAGCCGTACTCCGATGCAATGGAACAGCGATGAGAACGCTGGATTCACAACGGGTACTCCTTGGATGAAAGTAAATCCGAACTTCACAGAGATCAACGTGGAAAAGCAAGAACAAGACGAGCACTCCATTTTAAGCTTTTATAAGAAAATGATCGCATTAAAGAAAAAGAACGAAGTCTTCACATACGGTGTGTATGATCTGATCCTTGAAGAAGATGAACAGATCTATGCGTATACACGTACACTTGGTGATGAAAAAGTCGTTGTGATCACGAACCTTTCTAAAACTGAAGCGAAGTTTGAATCTGAATTGAAGCTGAACGCTAATGGATTGTTGTTAGCGAA contains:
- a CDS encoding aldo/keto reductase, with product MDNGEVSRIAIGTHLGEMNDEDSLSYQESIEFALFHGINFIDTALNYRGMRSERDIGSVLSKLIQKKKQIDRENIFLSTKAGIIPGDIDAQLRPDNYLQEFW
- a CDS encoding aldo/keto reductase; protein product: MVGKGILQRSDIQIIDHHKHVMEPSYYEFAIEQSLKHMHVDFIDVHYIHNPEVSLIVLGEEAFDHKLQKLFAFYEQQVDRGLIRYYGLAVWAAFTESPETSGYISLEKVMNVAHSVAGQSHHFSFIQTPFNHLNQIAATDLNQQVNGKWRTLLQAAEELGLHVTTSAPLDCGRLTNHQHKNVDELMSFVLKTPGILSTMIGMRKVETVKKNLRTFNKVGS
- a CDS encoding VOC family protein; translated protein: MSKSFIEQVHYIRIPVKNLERSAHWYRDVLGLQLLNSTEELAIIKINEGPFLLILVLTEDETFAHFTINNEQEFSIGFTSPELSQFHQHLIDNQVKVEDIKEDNGHAFFHFYDPNGNKFQVHW
- a CDS encoding PTS transporter subunit IIBC; this translates as MKQRGKLISFDFWQKLGKALLVVVAVMPAAGLMISLGKVIAMFGGDMTLVQTIARVMEDIGWAIITNLHILFAVAIGGSWAKERAGGAFAAVIAFILINRITGAIFGVNSAMMLEEGAKVKSLFGSELVVGDYFTSILGAPALNMGVFVGIISGFLGAVLFNKYYNYNKLPNALAFFNGKRFVPFAVILWSVVTALLLALIWPFIQSLLNDFGKWIATSRNTAPVIAPFVFGTLERLLLPFGLHHMLTVPINYTELGGTYQIMTGSGAGSSVAGQDPLWLAWINDLNNFLAAGDTKAYQALLNDVVPARFKMGQVVLSTASLVAIALAMYMNVDKDKRKKYKSMFLSAALAVFLTGVTEPIEFMFMFAAPLLYVVYAITTGLAFAVADLIHVRVHAFGFIELLTRTPLLVKAGLTRDLINFAVTCIVFFGLNFSIFYVLIKKFNLPTPGRAGNYIETTEADAAPAKNEAATGSDNSQASAIITLLGGADNIEDVDACMTRLRVTVKDATGVGTEKEWKENGALGLIIKDKGVQAIYGPKADVLKSDIQDRLGM
- a CDS encoding endonuclease/exonuclease/phosphatase family protein translates to MKLLTLNVHAWQEENQMEKLEMLARDIASERYDVIALQEVMQSIDSSLVKDNIKKDNYALVLLELLKKLGVEDYDFVWDMAHYGYVTYEEGLAIISRHPITSHESFFVSDLQDMHNWKTRKIVKATISYEGQDIQFFSGHFGWWEDDIEPFKGQFDRLMQYIPEEGLSFIMGDLNNDANVCREGFDYVKEKGLYDTYELAAEKDDGLTIIGSIAGWDNNEAGRRIDYILSSKPVDVLQSSVRFNGKETPVVSDHAGVAVTVKI
- a CDS encoding glycoside hydrolase family 13 protein; the protein is MEKVWWKEAVGYQIYPRSFQDSNGDGIGDLKGIIQRLDYIKDLGIDVIWICPMYKSPNDDNGYDISDYQDIMDDFGTMEDFDLLMEEVHKRDMKLIIDLVLNHTSDEHQWFIESRSSKENPKRDWYIWRDGKDGKEPNNWESIFSGSAWQYDEKTDQYYLHVFSTKQPDVNWENPEVREALYDTVNWWLDKGIDGFRIDAISHIKKRDGFPDMPNPKNEKYVSSFDMHMNQKGIHTFLQEFKDRTYANYDVMTVGEANGVKIDEADLWVGKENGKMDMIFQFEHLGLWDAETNPEVDIVELKKVLTRWQKGLEKEGWNALFIENHDKPRVVSTWGNDDEFWYESATSFGAMYFLMQGTPFIYQGQEIGMTNVQFDSIEDYDDVADKNRYRIKREEGVSHEDIMSVIWASSRDNSRTPMQWNSDENAGFTTGTPWMKVNPNFTEINVEKQEQDEHSILSFYKKMIALKKKNEVFTYGVYDLILEEDEQIYAYTRTLGDEKVVVITNLSKTEAKFESELKLNANGLLLANKEVVHHDDVTSLTLQPYEARVYRVKA